Genomic window (Amaranthus tricolor cultivar Red isolate AtriRed21 chromosome 7, ASM2621246v1, whole genome shotgun sequence):
TCAAAATGCTGCTGATTTTGTTTATAAGAGTGAAATTTCTGTTTCTGGGTCATTTTAGACTGTGTTCCTTTGGGCTTTAAAGTGGTTTCCTTTGTTAGGATCaaaggtgttcattcggatAATTGTGTTGATTCCGGATTTTGCATCCATATtgtattttacataattgtaaatcactTTTAGAGTAAGGTCAAATTGGGTTCAGTAACATAGTCGGATAAATTTCTAATCATTGGGTCTATTTTAAACACCTATAGTTAGGAACATAGGGTACAAGCTAGCTAAACCTTCGAGTTTTGGACAAAAGTGAGCGTTCGAACTATTTTGTTTTAGTATCTTGGATTCGACTctaaataatgtcatatcataTCATTTTTCAGCGCATGAtcagccttaatcccaaaagattagaATCGTCTAAAAAGAAAGTGTTGATCAcaacaaaatttattaattttaataattttaaacaaacaTAATAATTCATCCTGATTCTATGGACAACAAAATCTTCATTTATCTTTGACATAAATAATTCAATTATTTtaccaaaatttaaaatttcctACGTGTTCCCAAGTAATAGACTGTTTCtatatttaaacaaaaaaattcccTCTCATTCTGTTTCCTGCCTGTTCTTCGTCATCCTAACTTCCTAACCACCTTCTAATTCTCAACCATTTGTGCCATTTTTTGCTGTCAATTCTCTTGCAAAAAATAGCAAATCATCAAATACACACCCTTTTTcataataatcatataatttttttggggTAAATCATTTAAGGGAAAATTCAAACAAcccaaaaaattatcaaaaaagtaTGTATGATTCAGGAATGGATAGATCACAATACGCAAACATAGCTCATTCAGACCCGAACCTACCTAGAATGGATGATGAATGTGATTACCCGGATCGACAGAGTAGTTTCTCGGCTTTTGGAGGGCATTCCTTCATTGATGATGCACCTAGAATAAGCACAGAAATGTCACCAATGATGATGTCTCCATGGAACCAAGTTTCACCCTTTAAGCCTTCTTGGTCTCATCAATCTCAACAATCTCGGGATTCAGGTCAGATCAATGCGCTTGTTGGATCGTTGGTTCGAGAAGAAGGGCATATATATTCATTAGCTACCAAGGGTGATTTGTTATACACAGGGTCCGACAGTAAAAACATCCGGGTTTGGAAAAACTTGAAGGAGTATTCCGGGTTCAAGTCTGCATCCGGGTTGGTTAAGGCTATTGTGATCGCGAATGGGAAGATATTTACGGGTCATCAAGATGGTAAGATTCGGGTTTGGAAAGTGTCACCTAAGAATCCAAGTATTCATAAAAGATCAGGTTCTTTACCTACATTGAAGGATTTGTTTAAGGCCTCAATTAAACCGAGTAACTATGTCGAGGTCAAAAAGCATCGAAGCTCGTTATGGATTAAGCATTCAGATGCTATATCAAGTTTGAGTATGTATAAGGAACAAGGGATTTTGTACTCGTCTTCATGGGACCACACTTTTAAGGTGTGGAGAGTTACAGACTCGAAATGCCTCGAGTCTGTAGTTGCCCATGAAGACGCGGTGAACTCAGTTGTGTCGAGTAATGAAGGGATGGTGTTCACCGGATCAGCTGATGGCACGGTTAAGGTATGGAGACGAGAAATGCAGGGGAAAGGCACAAAGCATTTCTTTGTACAGACATTACTGAATCAAGAATGTGCAGTTACTGCTCTTGCAGTTGATCCTACAGGCTCAATAGTTTACTGTGGGTCTAGTGATGGAATGGTTAGTTTTTGGGAAACCGAGAAGAATCTAGCCCATGGGGGTGTTCTTAAGGGTCATAAGCTAGCTGTTCTGTGCTTAACTGCTCGTGCACGACTCGTGTTTAGTGGCTCTGCTGATAAGACTATCTGTGTATGGCGTCGAGAAGGCACGATTCACACGTGCCTCTCGGTTTTGACGGGCCATAACGGGCCTGTTAAGTGCTTGGCTGTGGAAGATGATAAGGATGCTAAAGGTCTTAAGTTTATTGTTTATAGTGGAAGTCTTGATAAGTCTGTCAAAGTATGGAATGTTGCTGATCAAGAAGGAATTACAGGATTGGGAATGGGAACAATGCAGCAACAGCAGCAGGTTTTGGAGGTTGAATCCGCATCTGAATCTTTGCGATCTGATCGTAGCTCTCGGTGAATGCATTCACTTTTGCACTAGCCTTCTGGTTCGCTTATGCTTTTTGACTTTTTGCCTGGTCAAATAGCAgttaacaactaatttttactaaacATTTTAATATCTAATTTATCAACATATATACATCCTGCAACTCAAACCAACCAACAACTACATTCAACTTTAGCCAATTACAATTATTTGCAAAACAAGCCTTTAATATAATGAGTGCAAGGTAAATGTGATTGGAGAGCTTGTTAGCTAAGAGTGTACTTGATGAATTGTAATTGTATGTATGAGGGTAAACAAAAGGAATTGTGATTATGGAGGATTGGtgattttcatatttaattttataattttttttgttgattgttgcatgatgattattttttatttgtatggctatgaaaaatgttaatttacaagttttttttgggaaattacttatattatataacaaaaataCAAAGAAAGCCTATGAGGAtaacaaaaattactaaaaacccttgaaaaagaaaataattctgAAGTCCAAACAAGGTGTAAAAACAAACTTGTTGGCTACTAGCCTATCACGAACAAATGGTAAATAGTGGGTCCAAATGAGGTTAATAAGAACATGTTGAAAAATCAACTTTAGGCTTTTTCCAGAAGAAAATTCGACTTGAATATTCCTGCCGATCTTGTTTTAGTTCGCTATTATCCTTTTCTTCTTCTCCTGTTTTTAGGCTTACGTTATAATGTATTTTATTGTGATTATATACAATAAATAATCACAACAAATTACATTAATTAGAACTATTAACAATTTCCCTCATCTCTCTAATTATAATCATACCCTAATTTCAATTCTTCTCAATTACCAAAAACACCATTAACAATAAAACATCTTGGTTGGATGGTGGACAAGTTTGATATAGCAAAATAAGTTAAAGTTAATAAAACAATAAGGTCATGGAGTagataaaaacataataaatgtATCATATTACTATAAAAATCACCACCTTACAAACACAAGTATCCCCTTCCATCATATATGGAAGAtactaaaaaaatcaatacgatataatcataaatacaaatatttaaaaagctCAATTAATTAATAGCCATTTCTTTTAATACCATGACAAAATTTTTAGGCTATAAGCTTAAATTTTTGGTGGAGAAAATTTCTCAACGAAtagattaatatatatatataactaaattaACAACATCTTCTTGCAATGCAAAGATGACCGGTGACAAGAAAACTTTCACCTTTAGTAGGATCTATATAAGGGCAAGAACCACTTGTTGGTTTATCCAAGAACAAATTCCATTTTGCAGTTGTATTATCAGTTGAAAACTTGGTCCAAACAGCAGTAGAATTCTCATATCTACCATGTGTAAGTCGTTTGAACTTCAAATTCTCATTCTTTTCGAACTTGTTAGTGTCGAGATCGACGATGAATATATCTCCGTATGGTCTAACAGAGTGCACAAAGAGAGGCAAAGAGATTGGATCACAAGACACTGCTGCGAGATCTCCAGCAATAACTATACTCTTTCCGTCAGGACTAAAGTATGGATGACTCACATGCCCTGCAAATAAGTCTCCTCGTCCTAGTTGTGTCGTGTCATATCCACTGTCGATAACTTTTAGCCATGCATCAGGATTGTTGGCTTTTACCTGGTAGAATATATAGCATATTATAGTAACAGATAATAATAAGATGGGTTTGAATCTCATCCAGTTAAATGATTGTTAAGTTTAGTTGAATTTATTATCAATGCCAGTATATAATCGAGAAAACACGAGGTGCGTACACTTTATAAACCAAAgagataccatcccaaaaccatatagcAATGGGAGGAAGGGCTCTAATGACTTATAAAGTTTGCACACAATCTTTAATTTATCGAGTGAGGTAAACCATCCCAACACATCCACGCCTCATTTCAAGTAGAATATTAAGCTCTAGGTATGCCTTCGCACTTTTAACC
Coding sequences:
- the LOC130818281 gene encoding protein JINGUBANG-like; translation: MYDSGMDRSQYANIAHSDPNLPRMDDECDYPDRQSSFSAFGGHSFIDDAPRISTEMSPMMMSPWNQVSPFKPSWSHQSQQSRDSGQINALVGSLVREEGHIYSLATKGDLLYTGSDSKNIRVWKNLKEYSGFKSASGLVKAIVIANGKIFTGHQDGKIRVWKVSPKNPSIHKRSGSLPTLKDLFKASIKPSNYVEVKKHRSSLWIKHSDAISSLSMYKEQGILYSSSWDHTFKVWRVTDSKCLESVVAHEDAVNSVVSSNEGMVFTGSADGTVKVWRREMQGKGTKHFFVQTLLNQECAVTALAVDPTGSIVYCGSSDGMVSFWETEKNLAHGGVLKGHKLAVLCLTARARLVFSGSADKTICVWRREGTIHTCLSVLTGHNGPVKCLAVEDDKDAKGLKFIVYSGSLDKSVKVWNVADQEGITGLGMGTMQQQQQVLEVESASESLRSDRSSR